One segment of Arcanobacterium phocae DNA contains the following:
- a CDS encoding lipid II:glycine glycyltransferase FemX — protein sequence MPTFNHDDPNFASLSQRYEDFVSSSPYGVFMQSIVWAKIKNTWNADYVYLEDENGNIKAAMSLVSISNDGGESSFTYAPGAPVCDFSDRALVEELIREAEPVLQARRSFLLRISSYALWNQELVDLWEQSQYILRSRGVDPHDFANPRMEMKLDLRDLDLDDPLATFTSGVRNKMRKGEKRGVSSRYVTVDSPDYADVLDKFYDLTEIMSKRQGIKHRSLEYFDRMMRSFSDTKLWLTEHESGLPLASCLMVNYAGTANYVYAASSNDMTQTRPSFQMNYNALVQAKKDGMHTYNMGGIFAVDPENGLYNFKERICGSEGLREYIGELDVVKNQAKYDDFLNR from the coding sequence ATGCCTACCTTTAATCATGACGATCCGAATTTTGCTTCGCTATCACAGCGATACGAGGACTTTGTTAGTTCCAGTCCCTATGGCGTCTTCATGCAGAGTATTGTGTGGGCGAAGATCAAGAACACCTGGAATGCTGATTACGTCTATCTTGAGGATGAGAACGGCAACATCAAGGCAGCCATGAGTCTTGTATCTATTTCCAATGATGGCGGTGAATCCTCCTTTACGTATGCGCCAGGCGCTCCGGTCTGTGATTTCTCAGATCGTGCATTGGTAGAAGAACTGATTCGTGAAGCTGAGCCAGTACTTCAAGCACGGCGGTCGTTCTTGCTCCGAATTAGCTCATATGCGTTGTGGAATCAAGAGCTTGTTGACCTGTGGGAGCAGTCGCAATATATTCTGCGCTCGCGGGGAGTTGATCCGCATGATTTCGCCAACCCGCGCATGGAAATGAAACTTGATCTGCGTGACCTTGATCTTGATGATCCGCTTGCGACCTTTACCTCCGGTGTGCGTAACAAGATGCGTAAAGGGGAGAAGCGTGGAGTTTCGAGCCGTTACGTGACAGTTGATTCGCCAGATTACGCGGATGTTCTGGATAAGTTCTATGACCTCACCGAAATCATGTCCAAGCGTCAGGGGATCAAGCATCGCTCGCTCGAATATTTCGATCGGATGATGCGCTCGTTCTCGGATACTAAACTTTGGCTTACTGAGCACGAAAGCGGTTTGCCGTTGGCTAGCTGCTTGATGGTTAATTACGCAGGCACAGCTAACTACGTATATGCTGCTTCATCTAATGACATGACGCAGACTCGGCCAAGCTTCCAGATGAACTACAACGCATTAGTTCAGGCTAAGAAGGATGGTATGCATACCTATAACATGGGCGGCATTTTCGCTGTCGATCCAGAAAATGGTCTATACAATTTCAAAGAGCGAATCTGTGGCTCAGAAGGGCTGCGTGAGTATATTGGTGAGCTTGATGTCGTTAAGAATCAAGCGAAGTATGATGACTTTTTGAACCGCTAA
- a CDS encoding ATP-binding cassette domain-containing protein: MTPPLKVITENTGYSYFRHRALESVSTTFEAGTITGLLGRNGCGKSTLSMVLAGQLKHTGFVQMQWDGQTSSSPIWNNRDLMRQVALVSDETSVLTEQKMKNTIALWQATRPDFDRDFCLELLDRWAIDPKRKPKKLSRGQKSAFFASLGLASRCPLTIFDEVHIGMDAVVRQEFYDALLADYVKHPRTIIISSHLVNEIEDIIENVVILDHGKLHEVGNADHLRAKYSTESGLASLTDVLIASTRRNS; the protein is encoded by the coding sequence ATGACACCACCACTAAAAGTAATCACCGAAAACACCGGATATTCTTATTTCCGCCACCGCGCACTCGAATCGGTATCCACCACATTTGAAGCCGGAACCATCACCGGCCTCCTTGGCCGCAACGGCTGTGGAAAATCTACCCTATCGATGGTGTTAGCTGGTCAGCTCAAGCACACTGGCTTTGTTCAGATGCAGTGGGACGGACAAACGTCGTCGTCGCCAATCTGGAACAACCGTGATCTCATGCGTCAGGTCGCACTCGTGTCTGATGAAACCTCCGTTCTTACTGAACAGAAAATGAAAAACACGATTGCTCTGTGGCAAGCCACCCGGCCAGACTTTGACCGCGACTTCTGCCTCGAACTCCTGGATCGATGGGCGATCGATCCAAAACGCAAGCCCAAAAAACTCTCCCGCGGCCAAAAATCGGCTTTCTTTGCTTCTCTCGGCCTTGCTTCGCGATGCCCATTGACGATTTTCGACGAAGTACATATCGGAATGGATGCTGTTGTCCGGCAAGAATTCTACGATGCCTTATTAGCCGATTACGTCAAACATCCCCGAACTATCATCATCTCTTCACACCTCGTCAACGAAATCGAGGACATTATCGAAAACGTGGTAATCCTCGATCATGGAAAACTCCACGAAGTCGGCAACGCGGATCACTTACGGGCAAAATACTCCACCGAATCAGGCCTGGCATCGTTAACCGATGTTCTCATCGCATCTACCCGGAGGAACTCATGA
- a CDS encoding YlbL family protein — MSRRAKSPAVPAVIFGLFAVGAIVMPSSFIVMGPGPANDVTALYDGQRMVEVSGQTTYPSDTHLFMTTVSAYGNPDYGASGGIVARALFDPGSRVLPVRALYAPQETNDDVSSRDKQMMTSSQDTAAAVAMERAGLDVKMTLTISGSTNKNADVEEGDIIKAVRTAGMDKPEAIASFSQLSKILATVEPGSDITVTVERNGKNLDKHVTTVARPPEFDGAVRPGSMMGVFISVTDVSLPAQAHYLVDGIGGPSAGNIFSVAIYDQLTPGSLGADHRIAGTGALAWDGSIQPIGGIAQKLVGAHDAGAHDFLAPAANCAETRGHIPEGMRVWAVRTIDDSIAAVKAIGEQDTSDLTPCSAVKAPVMDLAK; from the coding sequence GTGAGCAGGCGTGCAAAATCACCAGCAGTTCCCGCAGTAATCTTTGGATTATTCGCAGTGGGAGCTATTGTTATGCCATCAAGTTTTATCGTTATGGGCCCCGGTCCGGCAAACGATGTGACTGCATTGTATGACGGTCAGCGCATGGTGGAAGTTTCTGGTCAGACAACGTATCCGTCAGATACTCATCTTTTTATGACTACCGTGTCCGCTTACGGTAATCCTGATTATGGTGCTAGCGGGGGAATAGTCGCCCGGGCGCTATTTGATCCGGGCTCGAGGGTGCTCCCGGTTCGTGCTTTGTATGCTCCGCAGGAGACAAACGACGATGTCTCCTCACGTGACAAACAGATGATGACATCCTCGCAAGATACTGCGGCTGCGGTCGCTATGGAACGTGCTGGTCTTGACGTGAAGATGACGTTAACGATTTCTGGTAGCACTAATAAAAATGCGGATGTTGAAGAAGGCGATATCATTAAAGCAGTACGAACTGCAGGGATGGATAAGCCAGAAGCTATCGCTTCTTTTAGTCAGCTTTCCAAGATACTCGCCACAGTCGAGCCGGGGTCTGATATAACCGTCACGGTAGAAAGAAACGGCAAGAACCTCGATAAGCATGTCACCACTGTGGCTCGACCACCAGAATTCGACGGCGCTGTTCGTCCTGGTTCAATGATGGGCGTCTTTATTTCAGTAACAGACGTTTCTCTACCTGCCCAAGCACATTATCTAGTAGACGGAATCGGTGGCCCGAGCGCGGGAAATATTTTCTCGGTTGCGATCTATGATCAGCTCACCCCAGGTTCGTTGGGAGCCGATCATCGCATTGCTGGTACGGGTGCCCTAGCTTGGGACGGATCTATTCAACCAATCGGGGGTATTGCCCAAAAGCTTGTTGGCGCGCACGACGCCGGAGCACATGACTTCTTGGCACCAGCAGCTAATTGTGCCGAAACACGTGGACATATTCCAGAAGGAATGCGGGTATGGGCTGTTCGCACAATCGATGATTCTATCGCTGCGGTGAAAGCTATTGGAGAACAAGATACGTCAGATTTGACGCCGTGCTCTGCAGTTAAGGCGCCCGTTATGGATCTTGCGAAGTAG
- a CDS encoding UPF0182 family membrane protein: MTSSTPNVSRPAPKSGKLPGGAFTPTLIVLAVIVFALVIIAEFWTEMAWFNQIGAARVFWTQYGAAIGLGVIGTLLVAVVFAINLRVALGKASSADDVVVSTNPLAKNVNWLRHHSITTYVLIPLVVGLFFGLGLAGSWRTFLLWFNGTSFGETDPEYGLDVSFFVFSLPAIQIVLGFLSTLLVLSLVASMMGYWFNGAFVFRGNKPHLKSKAQLHAGILLAIGALLFAGNYWIDRYNLLLGNKQRFSGATYTDINASQPGLTILAIAAALVAVMFLYAGIVRRWKPAVVGIASVFAVALVVNFAYPALLQRFKVDPNAAELESTYIQRNIDATLEAYGLSDVETQQYEARTTVEAGQLREDSQTTAQIRLLDPNIVDPSFNQLQQNRQYYSFKAPLTVDRYTIDGELRDTVIAVRELNLEGLDNERRSWVNDHTVFTHGFGVAAAYGNTVTSKGDPAFWEAGIPSTGELGKFEPRVYFGQQSPDYSIVGAPEKTEPWELDYPNDDAPNGQVNTTYTGNGGPSIGDVWSKLMFAIKYRSTELFFSDRVTSNSQILFDRDPHKRVAKVAPYLTLDSKAVPAVVDMDSNPDTPSELVWIIDGYTTSNNYPYSARETLDETTRDATNRSGALVAGGTNEINYIRNSVKAVVNAYDGKVTLFQWDEKDPILKAWQGIFPGQVTPLKDMPGDLIAHVRYPKDLFNVQRSLLSRYHVDDALSFYSGGDFWQIPREPTGQSENDSSAPAQPPYYLTLQMPGQTETSFSLSTAYIPGGNTKRNVMTGFLAADSNAGNETGKIAPGYGKLRLLELPRDLTVPGPGQAQNTMFANPKVSTDLNLLRQGGTKVIEGNLLSLPVGGGLLYVQPVYVQASKGTQYPTLQYVLTLFGDSVGFAPTLQESLDMVFAGDSGVNAGDANIVGDKAAPVDGDKVKVPAKPDPADKNADKPDPAVKPAPAGPSAPSGTPAADLSTALNDAKDAIKSADAALKSGDWAAYGEAQKKLNEAISRAAEAQQKVDAQK, translated from the coding sequence GTGACATCATCGACGCCGAATGTGTCGCGCCCTGCGCCTAAGTCTGGCAAACTTCCGGGCGGTGCGTTCACTCCTACGTTAATTGTGCTAGCTGTCATTGTATTTGCGCTAGTCATTATTGCTGAGTTTTGGACTGAAATGGCTTGGTTCAATCAGATTGGCGCGGCTCGGGTCTTCTGGACTCAGTATGGCGCCGCAATTGGGTTGGGGGTGATTGGTACTCTCTTAGTTGCCGTTGTTTTTGCTATTAATCTGCGGGTTGCATTAGGGAAGGCGTCATCGGCTGACGACGTCGTCGTCTCTACGAACCCGCTAGCGAAGAACGTGAACTGGTTACGGCACCATTCCATAACTACGTACGTCTTGATTCCGCTGGTGGTTGGTTTGTTCTTTGGCCTCGGTTTGGCTGGTAGCTGGCGAACATTCTTGTTGTGGTTTAACGGGACATCGTTTGGTGAAACTGACCCAGAATACGGTTTAGATGTTTCATTCTTCGTTTTCTCTCTGCCGGCGATACAAATTGTCCTCGGCTTCTTGAGTACGTTGTTGGTACTTTCGCTAGTTGCATCAATGATGGGATATTGGTTTAACGGAGCATTTGTGTTCCGCGGCAATAAACCACACTTGAAGAGCAAGGCTCAGCTCCATGCCGGGATTTTGCTAGCGATCGGTGCGCTTTTGTTTGCTGGTAATTACTGGATTGATCGTTACAACCTTCTGCTAGGAAACAAGCAACGTTTCTCTGGTGCTACCTACACTGATATCAACGCTTCGCAGCCTGGTCTAACTATTTTGGCTATTGCCGCAGCCCTGGTTGCGGTCATGTTCCTCTATGCGGGAATTGTTCGGCGGTGGAAGCCAGCTGTTGTTGGTATTGCATCCGTATTTGCCGTCGCATTGGTTGTGAATTTCGCTTATCCTGCTTTGCTCCAGCGGTTCAAGGTTGATCCGAACGCTGCCGAGCTAGAATCTACTTACATTCAGCGAAACATTGACGCAACGCTAGAAGCCTATGGTTTGTCCGATGTGGAGACTCAGCAGTATGAAGCGCGAACAACGGTTGAAGCTGGTCAGTTGCGCGAAGATTCGCAGACGACTGCTCAGATTCGTCTACTAGATCCTAATATCGTTGATCCGTCGTTCAACCAGTTGCAGCAAAACCGTCAGTATTATTCGTTCAAGGCTCCGTTAACGGTTGACCGTTACACGATCGACGGCGAACTTCGCGACACCGTGATCGCAGTTCGCGAATTGAATCTTGAAGGTCTTGATAATGAACGCCGGTCATGGGTTAATGACCACACTGTCTTTACCCATGGCTTCGGTGTTGCCGCAGCTTATGGCAACACAGTGACCTCCAAGGGAGATCCAGCTTTCTGGGAAGCAGGTATTCCGTCCACAGGTGAGCTTGGCAAGTTTGAGCCGCGCGTGTACTTCGGTCAACAGTCTCCGGATTACTCCATTGTTGGTGCGCCAGAAAAGACCGAGCCGTGGGAATTGGATTATCCGAACGACGACGCTCCTAACGGCCAGGTCAATACAACGTACACTGGTAATGGTGGACCATCAATCGGTGATGTATGGTCGAAGCTGATGTTTGCGATCAAGTATCGCTCTACGGAATTATTCTTCTCTGATCGCGTTACTAGTAACTCCCAGATTTTGTTTGACCGTGATCCGCACAAGCGGGTGGCGAAGGTTGCTCCATATTTAACCCTTGATTCCAAGGCTGTTCCGGCAGTAGTGGATATGGATTCTAATCCAGACACGCCATCTGAGTTGGTATGGATTATTGACGGCTATACGACGTCGAACAACTATCCATACTCGGCTCGTGAAACTCTAGATGAGACAACACGCGATGCCACGAACCGTTCGGGAGCTTTGGTTGCTGGTGGAACAAACGAAATCAACTACATTCGCAACTCGGTGAAAGCCGTTGTTAATGCTTATGACGGTAAAGTCACGCTGTTCCAGTGGGATGAAAAAGATCCGATCCTCAAAGCATGGCAAGGTATTTTCCCAGGTCAGGTAACACCGCTGAAGGATATGCCAGGTGATCTGATTGCACACGTGCGTTATCCGAAGGACTTGTTCAATGTTCAGCGCAGCTTGCTTTCTCGCTACCACGTAGATGACGCATTGTCTTTCTACTCTGGTGGTGACTTCTGGCAGATTCCGCGTGAACCAACCGGACAGTCGGAAAATGATTCGAGCGCTCCAGCACAGCCGCCTTACTATTTGACACTGCAAATGCCAGGTCAAACAGAAACGTCGTTCTCGTTGTCTACGGCGTATATTCCAGGTGGAAATACGAAGCGTAACGTGATGACGGGCTTCCTCGCTGCTGATTCGAATGCTGGTAATGAGACCGGAAAGATCGCTCCAGGCTATGGCAAGTTGCGGTTGCTAGAACTTCCGCGAGATCTGACTGTTCCAGGCCCAGGTCAGGCACAAAACACGATGTTTGCTAACCCGAAGGTCTCAACAGATCTGAACTTGCTACGTCAAGGTGGCACGAAGGTTATCGAAGGTAACTTGCTCTCCTTGCCAGTTGGCGGCGGTCTGCTTTATGTTCAGCCCGTTTATGTTCAAGCTTCGAAGGGTACTCAGTATCCAACTTTGCAGTACGTACTAACGTTGTTCGGCGATTCGGTAGGCTTCGCACCAACGTTGCAAGAATCGCTCGACATGGTCTTTGCCGGTGATTCGGGCGTTAATGCTGGCGATGCCAATATCGTTGGCGATAAGGCAGCACCGGTTGACGGCGATAAAGTGAAGGTTCCGGCTAAGCCAGACCCGGCTGATAAGAACGCGGATAAGCCAGATCCAGCTGTTAAACCGGCACCGGCTGGTCCGTCGGCTCCATCTGGTACGCCAGCTGCCGATCTCAGCACAGCTTTGAATGATGCGAAGGATGCGATTAAGAGTGCAGACGCAGCATTGAAGTCGGGCGACTGGGCGGCTTATGGTGAGGCTCAGAAGAAACTTAACGAAGCTATTTCCCGGGCTGCTGAAGCTCAACAAAAGGTTGATGCCCAAAAGTAA
- a CDS encoding GntR family transcriptional regulator, translated as MNDGQHNLIFNSTTPIYLQIAQHIREQILDGQLTAGSQIMSTTQYATTYRINPATANKAFNLLQSEGLIFKQRGIGMFVTDDATAILKRRGQESYLRATLGPAIAAGRSLGFTNQEITTFVDALLEEEQ; from the coding sequence ATGAATGATGGTCAACACAACCTCATATTCAATTCCACAACCCCGATCTATCTGCAAATCGCGCAACACATTCGCGAACAGATACTCGACGGGCAACTAACCGCGGGCAGCCAAATCATGTCAACAACTCAATACGCCACGACGTATCGTATCAACCCGGCAACCGCAAACAAGGCCTTCAACCTTCTCCAATCCGAAGGCCTGATATTTAAACAACGAGGCATCGGCATGTTCGTTACCGACGACGCCACCGCAATCCTCAAACGGCGTGGCCAAGAATCCTACCTTCGCGCCACCCTCGGCCCAGCAATCGCTGCAGGCCGATCTCTTGGATTTACCAACCAGGAGATAACAACTTTCGTCGACGCACTCCTAGAGGAGGAACAATGA
- a CDS encoding zinc-dependent metalloprotease, whose amino-acid sequence MAEHDNEQWEEMLRAIMGDAADEVIRSMKDSGIDPSAMGMMVSPDQMHAVTSQLKAMLGSSGEGPVNWKIAEEVARDTIIRSHMDNLTAADGDKIRSALSVASLWLDAVTDIDPTTGPNLAWTRLDWVAHSLPTFRKLLDPLGTNINRAFGDVMRQQLQQLPPEMAGMMGDPSNLLTNMVSSFLGMQYGTALAQLAVSSFGTADIGLPLLEGSSAALVSSNIADFASDLEISDDDVRMYIAVREAAAARLFTSIPWLRPRIIDTIGEYARGIEIDMSSIEEQARSLDFANPEAMQELDFSGVFSLEQSESQKDALARLEHLLSLIDGWVSAVSARAVLAYIPSAAALREMFARRNATSHPAKAVWGSQLGVELAPRDLRAAVTFWERATAERGDQGRDQLWSHPDLLPSADDLHNPDGFFSAESAAIEDELDSFLAELFDDADGGDDTSSQQHDD is encoded by the coding sequence ATGGCCGAGCATGATAATGAACAATGGGAAGAAATGTTGCGGGCAATCATGGGCGATGCTGCCGATGAGGTCATACGCTCTATGAAAGATTCTGGAATTGACCCGTCTGCTATGGGCATGATGGTCAGTCCAGATCAGATGCACGCTGTTACTTCCCAGCTCAAAGCTATGCTCGGTTCGTCTGGTGAAGGCCCGGTTAATTGGAAGATTGCTGAAGAAGTTGCTCGCGATACGATTATCCGCTCACATATGGATAATTTGACGGCAGCAGACGGAGACAAAATTCGTTCTGCGCTGTCGGTTGCGTCATTGTGGCTTGATGCGGTCACCGATATTGATCCGACGACGGGCCCGAACCTTGCTTGGACGCGACTGGACTGGGTGGCTCATTCCCTGCCTACATTCCGCAAGCTACTAGATCCGCTAGGGACGAATATTAACCGTGCTTTTGGCGACGTTATGCGCCAACAACTGCAGCAGCTTCCTCCGGAAATGGCTGGAATGATGGGCGATCCAAGTAATTTATTGACCAATATGGTGTCCTCATTTCTTGGGATGCAATACGGCACGGCGTTAGCACAGCTGGCAGTCTCCTCGTTTGGTACGGCTGATATTGGTCTACCGTTGCTAGAGGGCTCTTCGGCTGCTCTGGTGAGCTCAAATATTGCCGATTTTGCTAGTGATCTTGAGATTTCCGACGACGACGTTCGGATGTACATCGCAGTACGCGAAGCAGCTGCAGCTCGACTCTTTACGTCAATACCTTGGCTTCGTCCACGTATTATTGACACGATTGGCGAATACGCGCGCGGCATCGAAATCGATATGTCCTCAATTGAAGAACAGGCTCGTTCCCTAGATTTTGCTAATCCCGAGGCGATGCAGGAACTGGATTTCAGCGGCGTTTTCTCCCTAGAGCAATCCGAATCGCAAAAGGACGCATTGGCACGACTTGAACATCTTTTGTCACTCATTGACGGTTGGGTGTCTGCAGTTTCTGCCCGGGCAGTACTGGCTTATATTCCGAGTGCAGCAGCTTTGCGGGAAATGTTTGCCCGTCGCAATGCTACGTCGCATCCAGCGAAGGCAGTGTGGGGTTCTCAGCTTGGTGTTGAACTGGCACCGCGTGATTTGCGTGCCGCTGTTACTTTTTGGGAACGGGCGACTGCTGAGCGCGGAGACCAAGGACGCGATCAGTTGTGGTCACATCCGGACTTACTGCCGTCTGCAGATGACCTACATAACCCGGATGGTTTTTTCTCTGCCGAATCGGCTGCTATCGAAGACGAACTAGATTCATTCCTAGCGGAGTTGTTTGATGACGCCGATGGCGGTGATGATACCTCATCTCAGCAGCACGATGACTAA
- a CDS encoding PadR family transcriptional regulator → MVEVQYAFLGLLTQEPNYGYELKKLYDQLFAGDKPILPGQVYSTLARLLRDAKVIEVDDDGASNGPSRTRYALTQAGRDAVVEWLNTPEVPSPTLQATMYGKTVLALIVDGDAGPYLRAQRKLHLERMRELTRRKKDAPMAEKLLLDNAIFHIEADLRWIELASARLNTLKEELCLK, encoded by the coding sequence TTGGTGGAAGTCCAGTACGCTTTCCTTGGCTTACTTACCCAAGAACCTAATTACGGTTACGAGCTGAAAAAACTCTACGATCAGCTCTTTGCTGGCGACAAGCCAATTCTACCCGGCCAAGTTTATTCCACTTTGGCTCGCCTTTTGCGAGACGCCAAAGTTATCGAAGTTGACGACGACGGCGCATCCAACGGCCCCAGTCGCACCAGATACGCTTTAACTCAAGCCGGCCGCGACGCCGTCGTCGAATGGCTCAATACCCCAGAAGTGCCATCGCCAACGCTCCAAGCAACCATGTATGGCAAAACCGTCCTCGCACTCATCGTCGATGGCGATGCCGGGCCATATCTGCGCGCTCAACGCAAACTCCACCTTGAACGGATGCGAGAGCTCACTCGGCGCAAAAAAGACGCGCCGATGGCAGAAAAACTCCTTCTCGACAACGCAATATTCCACATCGAGGCAGACCTACGCTGGATCGAACTCGCCTCCGCCCGCCTCAACACACTCAAGGAAGAACTATGCCTGAAATAA
- a CDS encoding PPA1309 family protein → MTNELSAEHRSLRDAALDIERHVASGGWDGPIRMFALIRAQAALAQNPELANELPADVHAQSITDPHLLFSVEQEDLPQTSSLEELLGQIVWPPEVDGTALSIERIVLPPSAEKDIPEDPAQAQLFLQQHPEREDVRMVVAAMRDGTTWSVIRMRSHDADADVLSGENLVEGLTAALRTTFE, encoded by the coding sequence ATGACCAATGAATTATCTGCAGAACACCGATCATTACGAGACGCCGCCCTTGACATCGAACGCCATGTGGCATCCGGTGGTTGGGATGGCCCGATTCGCATGTTTGCACTTATTCGCGCACAAGCTGCATTAGCACAGAACCCAGAACTGGCCAACGAATTACCAGCCGATGTACATGCCCAATCAATTACTGATCCACATCTCCTCTTCTCGGTTGAGCAAGAAGATCTGCCTCAGACTTCCTCACTGGAAGAATTACTAGGACAAATCGTGTGGCCACCAGAAGTTGATGGTACCGCACTCTCGATAGAACGCATCGTGCTACCGCCGTCGGCCGAAAAAGATATTCCGGAAGATCCCGCCCAGGCGCAACTCTTTCTTCAGCAACACCCCGAACGTGAAGATGTTCGGATGGTAGTTGCGGCAATGCGTGACGGGACAACATGGAGTGTTATCCGAATGCGCTCACATGACGCAGATGCGGATGTGCTTTCTGGCGAAAACCTTGTTGAGGGCTTAACAGCTGCGTTGCGAACGACCTTCGAATAA
- a CDS encoding pyrimidine dimer DNA glycosylase/endonuclease V, with protein MRLWSIHPSQLDRAALIAGWREGLLAQKVLAGLTKGYRHHPQLERFRAQDDPMAAIGAWLAGLQEEASRRGYSFDVTKVTVPPQRMTDIQIPVTSGQLAYEAQWLRSKIERRAPELLTQEPWVSGSFQAHPIFVIVDGDVESWEKQ; from the coding sequence ATGCGGTTGTGGAGTATTCATCCTAGTCAGCTCGATCGTGCAGCACTCATTGCTGGATGGCGTGAGGGGTTGTTGGCTCAAAAAGTTCTCGCTGGGTTAACGAAAGGTTATCGGCATCATCCGCAGCTTGAAAGATTCCGAGCCCAAGACGATCCTATGGCTGCGATCGGTGCTTGGTTAGCTGGACTGCAGGAGGAAGCTAGTCGGCGTGGGTACTCATTCGATGTCACCAAAGTTACTGTTCCGCCGCAGAGAATGACAGACATTCAGATACCGGTTACTTCTGGGCAGTTAGCTTATGAAGCTCAGTGGTTGCGTTCTAAGATTGAGCGTCGTGCACCGGAATTGCTCACTCAAGAACCGTGGGTTAGTGGTAGTTTTCAGGCCCACCCCATTTTCGTGATCGTTGACGGTGATGTGGAGTCCTGGGAAAAACAGTGA